The following coding sequences lie in one Chloroflexota bacterium genomic window:
- a CDS encoding GDP-mannose 4,6-dehydratase — protein sequence MRVLVTVAAGFAGSHLTEKLLADRDVEVWGTYHHAKPAPDAAPGLHSVECDVRDGAVVRALLADLRPNWIFHMAGQSDVGGSWAMAWQTIEANVRGQLNIFEAMVQASLDAKVLVVGSNNEYGMVGPDDLPIDEDTPLRPDTPYGVSKVAQDLLGLQFYLSHRLHAVRVRSFNYIGPRQSSKFVTAAFARQIAEIEAGLRDPVIHVGNLSAERDFTDVRDMVRAYRLALERGLDGEVYNVGSGRSVPIQRLLDILLGQARRAIAVRPDPARMRPSDVPRSVADVSRFRQATGWEPRIPLEQTLHDILEYWRAYVTPVRAADSRLPVTR from the coding sequence CTGCGCGTGCTGGTGACGGTGGCTGCCGGATTTGCCGGCTCGCATCTCACAGAGAAGCTGCTGGCTGACCGCGATGTCGAGGTCTGGGGCACCTATCATCACGCGAAGCCCGCACCTGATGCAGCGCCCGGCCTGCACTCCGTCGAGTGTGACGTGCGCGACGGCGCTGTCGTGCGCGCCCTGCTGGCCGACCTGCGCCCGAACTGGATCTTTCACATGGCCGGACAGTCCGATGTGGGCGGCTCATGGGCCATGGCCTGGCAGACGATCGAAGCCAACGTGCGCGGCCAGCTCAATATCTTTGAAGCGATGGTGCAGGCGTCGCTCGACGCGAAGGTTCTGGTCGTCGGCTCCAATAACGAGTATGGAATGGTCGGACCGGACGATCTGCCGATTGACGAGGATACGCCGCTCCGGCCGGATACACCCTACGGCGTCAGCAAGGTCGCCCAGGACCTGCTCGGATTGCAGTTCTACCTGAGTCACCGCCTGCACGCGGTACGGGTGCGCTCCTTCAACTACATTGGGCCGCGCCAGAGCTCGAAGTTCGTGACGGCGGCCTTCGCCCGCCAGATTGCCGAAATCGAAGCGGGCCTGCGCGATCCGGTCATCCATGTCGGCAACCTGTCGGCGGAGCGCGACTTCACGGATGTGCGCGATATGGTGCGCGCTTACCGGCTGGCGCTCGAGCGCGGGCTCGACGGCGAAGTGTACAATGTCGGATCGGGACGCTCCGTGCCGATCCAGCGCCTGCTGGATATCCTGCTCGGCCAGGCGCGTCGCGCGATCGCCGTGCGGCCCGACCCGGCGCGCATGCGCCCCTCCGATGTGCCGCGCTCGGTGGCCGACGTCTCGCGCTTCCGGCAGGCGACCGGCTGGGAACCGCGCATTCCGCTTGAACAGACGCTGCACGATATTCTGGAATACTGGAGAGCCTATGTCACGCCGGTGCGGGCAGCCGATAGCCGCCTGCCGGTGACACGCTAG
- the gmd gene encoding GDP-mannose 4,6-dehydratase produces the protein MNKTALITGITGQDGSYLADLLLQKNYHVIGMVRRTSTINFDRIKHIQNQLELVQGDLLDQSSLMEILREFQPQEVYNLAAQSFVPTSWKQPVLTGEFTALGVTRILEAVRAVNPGLRFYQASSSEMFGKVQEVPQVETTSFYPRSPYGVAKVYGHWITVNYRESYGLHASSGILFNHESPRRGLEFVTHKITHAVARIKLGLQKDLHLGNLEARRDWGFAGDYVEAMWLMLQQAEPDDYVIATGETHSVREFAEIAFNHVGHDYRDHVVVDQKFFRPAEVDLLVGNPAKAHAKLGWEPQVNFKELVQMMVEADLDALKNGREV, from the coding sequence ATGAACAAGACTGCTTTGATCACGGGCATCACCGGCCAGGACGGATCGTACCTCGCCGACCTGTTGCTCCAGAAAAACTATCACGTCATCGGCATGGTGCGCCGCACCAGCACGATCAACTTCGATCGCATCAAGCACATCCAGAACCAGCTTGAACTGGTGCAGGGCGACCTGCTTGATCAATCGTCGCTGATGGAAATCCTGCGCGAATTCCAGCCGCAGGAGGTCTACAACCTGGCGGCGCAGTCGTTCGTGCCGACCTCCTGGAAGCAGCCGGTGCTGACCGGCGAGTTCACCGCGCTCGGCGTGACGCGCATTCTGGAAGCGGTCCGCGCCGTCAACCCCGGCCTCCGCTTCTACCAGGCGTCGTCGTCGGAAATGTTCGGCAAGGTGCAGGAGGTGCCACAGGTCGAGACGACGTCGTTCTACCCGCGCAGCCCGTATGGCGTGGCCAAGGTGTACGGTCACTGGATCACGGTCAACTACCGCGAATCGTACGGCCTGCACGCCTCATCGGGCATACTTTTTAACCATGAGAGTCCCCGTCGCGGGCTGGAGTTCGTCACGCACAAGATCACGCACGCCGTAGCGCGCATCAAGCTCGGCCTGCAGAAAGACCTGCACCTCGGCAACCTGGAAGCGCGGCGCGACTGGGGCTTCGCCGGCGACTACGTCGAGGCGATGTGGCTGATGCTCCAGCAGGCTGAGCCCGACGATTACGTCATCGCCACCGGCGAGACGCACTCCGTCCGCGAGTTCGCCGAGATCGCGTTCAACCATGTCGGCCACGACTACCGCGACCACGTGGTAGTGGATCAGAAGTTCTTCCGCCCGGCCGAAGTGGACCTGCTGGTCGGCAATCCCGCCAAGGCGCATGCGAAGCTCGGCTGGGAACCGCAGGTCAATTTCAAGGAACTGGTTCAGATGATGGTGGAGGCCGATCTGGACGCGCTGAAGAACGGCAGAGAGGTCTAG
- a CDS encoding phosphoglucomutase/phosphomannomutase family protein, giving the protein MGTKILFGTDGWRGVIADDYTFENVRRCAQGFASYLLSLGNAGAWVVVGHDKRFASEHFAAACAEVLAGNGLHVWLTDGATPTPVIAYAVLDKQAAGAINITASHNPPADNGFKVRDHRGGAIDPDGLKRIEALIPDDTSAVKRVAYADAEAQGLARKFDASVAYITHLKDLIDLEPIKQAGLKIVVDAMWGNGAGWFPRLIGGGRTQIIEIHNTRNPSFPEMKRPEPIQPNVDVGLATTKANNADVCIITDGDADRLGVGDEHGAFINQLRVYGLLALYLLEARGQRGAIVKTLSTTSMLDKLGALYGVPVHTTGVGFKYVAPKMLETDALIGGEESGGYAFRGHCPERDGILAGLYILDMMVRLRKKPSELIELLFAKVGAHYYDRVDTTFPAEQREAIQARILGAKPAEIGGLAVTGLDTTDGYKFFMDGGDWLLVRFSGTEPIMRFYTETTRADKVQPILQAGLRLAGF; this is encoded by the coding sequence ATGGGCACGAAGATCCTGTTCGGCACCGACGGCTGGCGCGGCGTCATCGCCGACGACTATACCTTCGAGAACGTGCGCCGCTGCGCGCAGGGTTTCGCCTCGTACCTGCTGTCGCTCGGCAATGCGGGCGCGTGGGTGGTCGTCGGGCACGACAAGCGCTTCGCGTCGGAGCATTTCGCGGCGGCCTGCGCCGAGGTGCTGGCCGGTAACGGCCTGCATGTCTGGCTGACCGACGGTGCGACGCCGACGCCGGTGATCGCCTACGCCGTGCTGGACAAGCAGGCGGCCGGCGCGATCAATATCACCGCCTCGCACAACCCGCCCGCCGACAACGGCTTCAAGGTGCGCGACCATCGCGGCGGCGCGATCGACCCCGACGGCCTCAAGCGCATCGAGGCGCTCATCCCGGACGATACGAGCGCGGTGAAGCGCGTGGCGTATGCCGACGCGGAAGCGCAAGGCCTCGCGCGCAAATTCGACGCGTCGGTCGCGTACATCACGCACCTGAAAGACCTGATCGACCTGGAGCCGATCAAGCAGGCCGGCCTCAAGATCGTGGTGGACGCGATGTGGGGCAACGGCGCCGGCTGGTTTCCGCGCCTGATCGGCGGCGGGCGCACGCAGATCATCGAAATCCACAATACGCGCAACCCATCATTCCCGGAGATGAAGCGCCCGGAGCCGATCCAGCCGAACGTGGATGTCGGCCTGGCGACGACCAAGGCGAACAACGCCGATGTGTGCATCATCACCGACGGCGACGCCGACCGGCTGGGCGTCGGCGACGAGCACGGCGCGTTCATCAACCAGTTGCGCGTCTACGGCTTGCTGGCGCTCTACCTGCTGGAAGCGCGCGGCCAGCGCGGCGCGATCGTCAAAACGCTCAGCACAACCTCGATGCTCGACAAGCTCGGCGCGCTGTACGGCGTGCCGGTGCACACTACGGGCGTCGGCTTCAAATATGTCGCGCCGAAGATGCTGGAGACCGATGCGCTGATTGGCGGCGAGGAATCGGGCGGCTATGCGTTCCGCGGGCACTGCCCGGAGCGTGATGGCATCCTGGCCGGTCTGTATATCCTCGACATGATGGTGCGCCTGCGCAAGAAGCCGTCCGAACTGATTGAGTTACTCTTCGCCAAGGTCGGCGCGCACTACTATGACCGCGTGGATACGACCTTCCCGGCCGAGCAGCGCGAGGCGATCCAGGCACGCATCCTGGGCGCGAAGCCGGCCGAAATCGGCGGGCTGGCCGTGACCGGCCTCGACACGACCGACGGCTACAAGTTCTTTATGGACGGCGGCGACTGGCTGCTGGTGCGCTTCTCCGGCACGGAGCCGATCATGCGCTTCTACACGGAGACGACGCGCGCCGACAAGGTGCAGCCGATCCTGCAGGCCGGGCTGCGGCTGGCCGGGTTCTAG
- a CDS encoding DUF433 domain-containing protein, whose translation MAKITTWAIEPLAISDYLMVEDGLLRIRGRRIGIEDVIRYFDEGFSPEEISRALSGLDLEVVYALIAYYLHHRAALDDYIANLESEAAQSRAQWAQRRTPPSLKVESILRERGIYRS comes from the coding sequence ATGGCGAAAATAACAACTTGGGCCATTGAGCCGTTGGCCATCAGCGACTATCTGATGGTGGAAGATGGCCTCCTGCGCATTAGGGGGCGTCGCATCGGTATTGAGGATGTCATACGCTATTTCGATGAAGGCTTCTCACCCGAGGAGATTTCGCGCGCGCTATCGGGCCTGGATCTGGAAGTTGTGTACGCTCTGATTGCCTACTATTTGCACCACCGGGCGGCGCTTGATGACTACATCGCCAATCTGGAAAGCGAAGCCGCGCAGTCGCGTGCTCAATGGGCGCAAAGACGCACGCCACCTTCGTTGAAAGTCGAATCCATCTTGCGCGAGCGAGGCATTTACCGGAGTTGA
- a CDS encoding DUF5615 family PIN-like protein has product MKIAYLFDENMNPRFRTTVFRYYPEIDVQQIGEERAPALGTSDSEILHYLERSRRVLVTDNRKSMPAHIDAHLRTGHHHWGIFVVSKHAPFKSLADALDSI; this is encoded by the coding sequence GTGAAGATCGCGTATCTGTTTGATGAGAACATGAATCCGCGTTTCCGAACGACTGTATTCCGGTATTACCCTGAAATCGATGTGCAACAAATTGGCGAAGAGCGAGCACCTGCGCTTGGGACATCGGATTCCGAGATATTGCATTATCTCGAACGATCTCGTCGTGTGTTGGTGACCGACAATCGCAAAAGCATGCCGGCTCACATCGACGCGCATTTGCGAACGGGGCACCATCATTGGGGCATATTCGTAGTCAGTAAGCATGCGCCGTTCAAGTCGTTGGCTGACGCTTTAGACTCTATCTGA
- a CDS encoding TatD family hydrolase, with protein MDTRVAMLFDSHCHLQADAFEGEVAEVIARAQDAGVTRMAVIGWDLASSAAALRLAEQYDGVIATAGIAPHDETRWNDSTRDALRELAQHPRCAAIGECGLDFHYNTWPRDVQRAVFEQQLALAAELGKPVVVHCRDAQAETLDVLHRHAAAAPRRPAGVMHCYSGDAATAQECVALGFLVSIAGPVTYRNPRELPGVARAVPLDALLVETDAPFLAPQSKRGKRNEPAYVREVAQKVAELRGEPLETIAAALSRNAARLFGLDGA; from the coding sequence GTGGATACCCGTGTAGCCATGCTGTTCGACTCGCACTGCCACTTGCAGGCCGACGCGTTCGAGGGCGAGGTCGCCGAGGTCATCGCGCGGGCGCAGGACGCGGGCGTCACCCGCATGGCGGTCATCGGCTGGGATCTGGCGAGCAGCGCGGCCGCCCTGCGGCTGGCCGAGCAGTATGACGGCGTGATCGCCACGGCGGGCATTGCGCCGCACGACGAGACGCGCTGGAACGACTCGACGCGCGACGCGCTGCGCGAATTGGCGCAACACCCGCGCTGTGCGGCGATTGGCGAGTGCGGGCTGGATTTCCATTATAATACGTGGCCGCGTGATGTGCAGCGTGCGGTGTTCGAGCAGCAACTGGCGCTGGCGGCGGAACTGGGCAAACCGGTGGTCGTGCATTGCCGCGATGCGCAGGCGGAGACGCTGGACGTTCTGCACCGTCACGCGGCGGCCGCGCCGCGCCGGCCGGCCGGCGTGATGCACTGCTACTCCGGCGATGCGGCCACTGCGCAGGAATGCGTCGCGCTCGGCTTTCTGGTGTCGATTGCCGGCCCGGTCACGTACCGCAATCCGCGCGAATTGCCGGGTGTGGCCCGCGCCGTGCCGCTCGACGCGCTGCTGGTCGAGACCGACGCGCCGTTTCTGGCACCGCAGTCGAAGCGCGGTAAGCGCAACGAGCCGGCGTACGTGCGCGAGGTCGCGCAGAAGGTCGCCGAGCTGCGCGGCGAGCCGCTGGAGACGATTGCGGCGGCGTTGAGCCGCAACGCGGCCCGGCTATTCGGCCTGGACGGCGCGTGA
- a CDS encoding polyprenyl synthetase family protein has product MNILGILEPLRDDLVLVERKMRGALDVEHPTLAELLTYVIDHGGKRVRPALVITASQFYPVPDQDKVIQAAAAIELLHTASLVHDDLVDNAMLRRGNPTLNTHWGGGTTVLIGDYLLARSAWLASYTRNLRLIEKFSDTLVVIVDGELREVFKAAPIFSRDDYNHRIYAKTASLFAVSAEAGAMLSQAPDAHIEALRNYGCYVGMAFQIVDDILDFTGKEGTVGKTLGNDLRQNVVTLPLICWHERNPGDERIERIIRRDGDRESLLQAVVRDVAGSPAIEAAFDEARAYVDKAKVVLDGLPESPSKGLMRDLADFVVERKS; this is encoded by the coding sequence ATGAATATCCTTGGAATCCTGGAACCGCTGCGCGACGATCTCGTGCTCGTCGAGCGCAAGATGCGCGGCGCGCTTGACGTCGAGCATCCAACGCTGGCCGAATTGCTCACCTACGTGATTGACCACGGCGGCAAGCGCGTGCGCCCCGCGCTGGTCATCACGGCCAGCCAGTTCTACCCCGTGCCCGACCAGGACAAAGTCATTCAGGCCGCGGCCGCCATCGAGTTGCTGCACACGGCGTCGCTGGTACACGACGACTTGGTGGACAACGCCATGCTGCGGCGCGGCAACCCGACCCTGAACACGCACTGGGGCGGCGGCACGACCGTGCTGATCGGCGACTACCTGCTGGCGCGCTCGGCGTGGCTGGCGTCGTATACGCGCAACCTGCGCCTGATCGAGAAGTTCTCCGATACGCTGGTGGTGATCGTGGATGGCGAACTGCGCGAGGTGTTCAAAGCCGCGCCGATCTTCAGCCGCGATGACTACAACCACCGCATCTATGCCAAGACCGCGTCGCTGTTTGCCGTTTCCGCCGAGGCCGGCGCCATGCTCAGCCAGGCGCCCGACGCGCATATCGAGGCGCTGCGCAACTACGGCTGCTATGTCGGCATGGCGTTCCAGATCGTCGATGACATCCTGGACTTCACCGGCAAGGAAGGCACGGTCGGCAAGACGCTCGGCAACGACCTGCGCCAGAACGTCGTCACGCTGCCGCTGATCTGCTGGCACGAGCGCAATCCGGGCGACGAGCGCATCGAGCGCATCATCCGGCGCGACGGCGATCGCGAGAGCCTCCTGCAGGCCGTAGTGCGCGACGTGGCCGGGTCGCCGGCCATCGAAGCCGCCTTCGACGAGGCGCGCGCCTATGTCGACAAGGCCAAGGTGGTGCTCGACGGCCTGCCCGAAAGCCCTTCCAAAGGGTTGATGCGCGATCTCGCCGATTTTGTGGTCGAGCGCAAATCCTAG
- a CDS encoding glycosyltransferase family 2 protein, with product MPAVTLSVIIVNWNVRELLRACLLSVQRAGRALALEIIVVDNASADGSAEMVRRAFPAVRLIACDTNAGFSAGQNIGLAAATGAYLLCLNPDTEIVGDALRVMLDTMQAHSDVGVAGPRLCYGDGSVQSSRRRFPTFATALLESTVVQQWFPRNRVLDRYYVADRPDDAEQDVDWLNGACLLVRRAVYAQVGGFDEGFFMYSEELDWQKRIKDAGWRIVYLPQAEVIHYEGKSSEQVVPLRHIRFQRSKIRYFRKHHGRFQAVCLRIFLLLTYVWQLLAEGAKWLVGHKRPLRRERVAAYWQVFLALAR from the coding sequence ATGCCTGCCGTGACGCTCTCCGTCATTATCGTCAACTGGAATGTCCGCGAGTTGCTGCGCGCCTGCCTGCTTTCGGTGCAGCGCGCGGGACGCGCGCTGGCGCTGGAAATCATCGTCGTGGACAACGCCTCGGCGGATGGCAGCGCGGAGATGGTGCGGCGGGCGTTCCCGGCGGTGCGCCTGATCGCGTGCGATACCAACGCGGGTTTCAGCGCCGGACAGAACATCGGGCTGGCGGCGGCCACCGGCGCGTACCTGCTCTGCCTCAACCCGGATACGGAGATCGTGGGCGACGCCCTGCGCGTCATGCTGGACACTATGCAGGCGCACTCGGATGTCGGCGTGGCCGGCCCGCGCCTGTGTTACGGCGACGGCTCAGTGCAGTCCTCGCGGCGGCGTTTCCCGACGTTTGCCACCGCGTTGCTGGAAAGCACCGTCGTGCAGCAGTGGTTCCCCCGCAACCGCGTGCTCGACCGCTACTATGTGGCCGACCGGCCGGATGATGCCGAACAGGACGTGGACTGGCTGAACGGTGCGTGCCTGCTGGTGCGCCGCGCGGTATATGCGCAGGTCGGCGGCTTCGACGAGGGCTTCTTCATGTACTCGGAGGAGCTCGATTGGCAGAAACGCATCAAAGACGCCGGCTGGCGCATCGTCTATCTGCCGCAAGCGGAGGTGATACACTATGAGGGCAAGAGCAGCGAACAGGTGGTACCGCTGCGGCATATCCGCTTCCAGCGCTCGAAGATTCGCTACTTCCGCAAGCACCACGGGCGTTTTCAGGCGGTGTGCCTGCGCATATTCCTGCTGTTGACGTACGTCTGGCAGTTGCTGGCAGAGGGCGCAAAGTGGCTGGTCGGGCACAAGCGCCCGCTGCGCCGCGAACGAGTAGCGGCCTACTGGCAGGTCTTTCTGGCTCTGGCACGGTAA